The proteins below are encoded in one region of Sphaerodactylus townsendi isolate TG3544 linkage group LG06, MPM_Stown_v2.3, whole genome shotgun sequence:
- the EYA3 gene encoding eyes absent homolog 3 isoform X3: MEEVQDLAEQPMKKAKMQESGEQILRQVNNADGSDQKPEPSSLGANLSMSSEIMPCPDYISRSPNEYTSQMYSAKPYAHILSVPVSETMASYSGQTQYQALQQSSQTYAVYPQTTQAYGLPPFASSTNANSVSTSSAAVNISSSAVASISQQDYPTYTILGQSQYQPYFSSSSFGVIAPADSSTESSTLATTTYPSEKNNAMVPTQTAQRHSSGDPSTSPSLLRATASKDLDEQSRKNVTGKNRGKRKADSSSPQDNELERVFLWDLDETIIIFHSLLTGSYAQKYGKDPTLVIGSGLTMEEMIFEVADTHLFFNDLEECDQVHVEDVASDDNGQDLSNYNFATDGFSGSGSNGNHGSVGVQGGVDWMRKLAFRYRKVREVYDKYKNNVGALLSPEKKESLQRLREDIEVLTDSWLGTALKSLLLIQSRKNCVNVLITTTQLVPALAKVLLYGLGEVFPIENIYSATKIGKESCFERIVSRFGKKVTYVVIGDGRDEEMAAKQHNMPFWRITNHADLVSLHQALELDFL; the protein is encoded by the exons ATGAAAAAAGCCAAGATGCAGGAATCGGGTGAACAGATATTAAG GCAAGTGAACAACGCAGACGGTAGTGATCAGAAACCCGAGCCCTCGAGCCTTGGTGCAAACCTGTCCATGTCCAGCGAAA TTATGCCATGTCCTGATTACATCTCAAGGTCACCGAATGAATATACCTCACAGATGTATTCTGCAAA GCCATATGCACATATCCTGTCTGTACCCGTATCGGAAACGATGGCCTCTTATTCTGGCCAGACTCAGTACCAAGCACTGCAGCAGTCATCTCAGACTTACGCTGTGTATCCTCAGACCACCCAAGCCTATGGACTACCTCCTTTCG CTTCAAGTACCAACGCCAACTCAGTTTCCACCTCCTCAGCAGCTGTCAACATTTCATCATCTGCGGTAGCCAGCATCTCCCAACAG GATTATCCTACATATACCATTCTCGGCCAAAGTCAATACCAGCCATATTTCTCGAGTTCTAGCTTTGGAGTGATAGCACCAGCAGACAGCAGCACGGAGAGTTCCACCTTAGCAACGACCACGTATCCTTCTGAGAAAAACAACGCCATGGTGCCTACGCAGACGGCGCAGAGACATTCCTCCG GAGATCCATCAACGAGTCCCTCATTGCTAAGAGCAACCGCTAGTAAAGATCTGGACGAGCAGTCTAGGAAAAATGTAACGGGGAAAAACAGAGGCAAGAGGAAAGCAGACTCTTCTTCGCCACAGGACAACGAACTGGAA AGAGTGTTCCTATGGGACTTGGATGAAACCATCATAATATTTCATTCGCTTCTTACTGGATCATATGCCCAGAAATATGGGAAG GATCCAACTCTAGTGATTGGTTCTGGTTTGACTATGGAGGAAATGATTTTTGAAGTGGCTGATACACACTTGTTTTTTAACGACTTGGAG GAATGCGACCAAGTCCACGTGGAAGATGTTGCATCCGATGACAATGGGCAAGATTTAAG TAACTATAATTTTGCCACGGACGGCTTCAGCGGCTCAGGAAGCAACGGCAACCATGGCTCAGTGGGTGTCCAGGGTGGAGTGGATTGGATGAGGAAGTTGGCTTTCCGCTACCGGAAAGTGCGCGAGGTCTATGACAAATACAAAAACAACGTGGGAG CTCTCCTCAGCCCCGAGAAGAAGGAATCATTGCAGAGATTACGGGAAGACATAGAAGTGTTAACAGACTCATGGCTGGGAACAGCTCTGAAGTCCCTGCTTCTCATTCAGTCCAG GAAGAACTGTGTGAATGTTCTGATCACCACCACCCAGCTAGTACCAGCTCTGGCCAAGGTCCTGCTGTATGGGTTAGGCGAAGTGTTTCCGATTGAAAATATTTATAGCGCAACAAAAATAG GTAAAGAGAGCTGTTTCGAAAGGATCGTGTCCCGATTTGGCAAGAAGGTGACGTATGTGGTGATCGGGGACGGGCGTGATGAAGAGATGGCAGCCAAGCAG CACAATATGCCCTTCTGGAGGATCACGAACCACGCCGACCTGGTATCCCTTCACCAGGCCCTCGAACTGGACTTTCTGTGA
- the EYA3 gene encoding eyes absent homolog 3 isoform X2, which translates to MGNVYMKKAKMQESGEQILRQVNNADGSDQKPEPSSLGANLSMSSEIMPCPDYISRSPNEYTSQMYSAKPYAHILSVPVSETMASYSGQTQYQALQQSSQTYAVYPQTTQAYGLPPFGALWPGMKPESGLIQTPSPSQHSVLTCTAGLTTSQSSPAHYSYPIQASSTNANSVSTSSAAVNISSSAVASISQQDYPTYTILGQSQYQPYFSSSSFGVIAPADSSTESSTLATTTYPSEKNNAMVPTQTAQRHSSGDPSTSPSLLRATASKDLDEQSRKNVTGKNRGKRKADSSSPQDNELERVFLWDLDETIIIFHSLLTGSYAQKYGKDPTLVIGSGLTMEEMIFEVADTHLFFNDLEECDQVHVEDVASDDNGQDLSNYNFATDGFSGSGSNGNHGSVGVQGGVDWMRKLAFRYRKVREVYDKYKNNVGALLSPEKKESLQRLREDIEVLTDSWLGTALKSLLLIQSRKNCVNVLITTTQLVPALAKVLLYGLGEVFPIENIYSATKIGKESCFERIVSRFGKKVTYVVIGDGRDEEMAAKQHNMPFWRITNHADLVSLHQALELDFL; encoded by the exons ATGGGTAACGTTTAT ATGAAAAAAGCCAAGATGCAGGAATCGGGTGAACAGATATTAAG GCAAGTGAACAACGCAGACGGTAGTGATCAGAAACCCGAGCCCTCGAGCCTTGGTGCAAACCTGTCCATGTCCAGCGAAA TTATGCCATGTCCTGATTACATCTCAAGGTCACCGAATGAATATACCTCACAGATGTATTCTGCAAA GCCATATGCACATATCCTGTCTGTACCCGTATCGGAAACGATGGCCTCTTATTCTGGCCAGACTCAGTACCAAGCACTGCAGCAGTCATCTCAGACTTACGCTGTGTATCCTCAGACCACCCAAGCCTATGGACTACCTCCTTTCG GTGCACTGTGGCCAGGTATGAAACCTGAGAGTGGTTTAATTCAGACTCCATCTCCAAGTCAGCACAGTGTTCTTACCTGCACTGCAGGCTTAACTACAAGCCAGTCCAGCCCAGCTCATTATTCTTACCCTATTCAAG CTTCAAGTACCAACGCCAACTCAGTTTCCACCTCCTCAGCAGCTGTCAACATTTCATCATCTGCGGTAGCCAGCATCTCCCAACAG GATTATCCTACATATACCATTCTCGGCCAAAGTCAATACCAGCCATATTTCTCGAGTTCTAGCTTTGGAGTGATAGCACCAGCAGACAGCAGCACGGAGAGTTCCACCTTAGCAACGACCACGTATCCTTCTGAGAAAAACAACGCCATGGTGCCTACGCAGACGGCGCAGAGACATTCCTCCG GAGATCCATCAACGAGTCCCTCATTGCTAAGAGCAACCGCTAGTAAAGATCTGGACGAGCAGTCTAGGAAAAATGTAACGGGGAAAAACAGAGGCAAGAGGAAAGCAGACTCTTCTTCGCCACAGGACAACGAACTGGAA AGAGTGTTCCTATGGGACTTGGATGAAACCATCATAATATTTCATTCGCTTCTTACTGGATCATATGCCCAGAAATATGGGAAG GATCCAACTCTAGTGATTGGTTCTGGTTTGACTATGGAGGAAATGATTTTTGAAGTGGCTGATACACACTTGTTTTTTAACGACTTGGAG GAATGCGACCAAGTCCACGTGGAAGATGTTGCATCCGATGACAATGGGCAAGATTTAAG TAACTATAATTTTGCCACGGACGGCTTCAGCGGCTCAGGAAGCAACGGCAACCATGGCTCAGTGGGTGTCCAGGGTGGAGTGGATTGGATGAGGAAGTTGGCTTTCCGCTACCGGAAAGTGCGCGAGGTCTATGACAAATACAAAAACAACGTGGGAG CTCTCCTCAGCCCCGAGAAGAAGGAATCATTGCAGAGATTACGGGAAGACATAGAAGTGTTAACAGACTCATGGCTGGGAACAGCTCTGAAGTCCCTGCTTCTCATTCAGTCCAG GAAGAACTGTGTGAATGTTCTGATCACCACCACCCAGCTAGTACCAGCTCTGGCCAAGGTCCTGCTGTATGGGTTAGGCGAAGTGTTTCCGATTGAAAATATTTATAGCGCAACAAAAATAG GTAAAGAGAGCTGTTTCGAAAGGATCGTGTCCCGATTTGGCAAGAAGGTGACGTATGTGGTGATCGGGGACGGGCGTGATGAAGAGATGGCAGCCAAGCAG CACAATATGCCCTTCTGGAGGATCACGAACCACGCCGACCTGGTATCCCTTCACCAGGCCCTCGAACTGGACTTTCTGTGA
- the EYA3 gene encoding eyes absent homolog 3 isoform X1: MEEVQDLAEQPMKKAKMQESGEQILRQVNNADGSDQKPEPSSLGANLSMSSEIMPCPDYISRSPNEYTSQMYSAKPYAHILSVPVSETMASYSGQTQYQALQQSSQTYAVYPQTTQAYGLPPFGALWPGMKPESGLIQTPSPSQHSVLTCTAGLTTSQSSPAHYSYPIQASSTNANSVSTSSAAVNISSSAVASISQQDYPTYTILGQSQYQPYFSSSSFGVIAPADSSTESSTLATTTYPSEKNNAMVPTQTAQRHSSGDPSTSPSLLRATASKDLDEQSRKNVTGKNRGKRKADSSSPQDNELERVFLWDLDETIIIFHSLLTGSYAQKYGKDPTLVIGSGLTMEEMIFEVADTHLFFNDLEECDQVHVEDVASDDNGQDLSNYNFATDGFSGSGSNGNHGSVGVQGGVDWMRKLAFRYRKVREVYDKYKNNVGALLSPEKKESLQRLREDIEVLTDSWLGTALKSLLLIQSRKNCVNVLITTTQLVPALAKVLLYGLGEVFPIENIYSATKIGKESCFERIVSRFGKKVTYVVIGDGRDEEMAAKQHNMPFWRITNHADLVSLHQALELDFL; this comes from the exons ATGAAAAAAGCCAAGATGCAGGAATCGGGTGAACAGATATTAAG GCAAGTGAACAACGCAGACGGTAGTGATCAGAAACCCGAGCCCTCGAGCCTTGGTGCAAACCTGTCCATGTCCAGCGAAA TTATGCCATGTCCTGATTACATCTCAAGGTCACCGAATGAATATACCTCACAGATGTATTCTGCAAA GCCATATGCACATATCCTGTCTGTACCCGTATCGGAAACGATGGCCTCTTATTCTGGCCAGACTCAGTACCAAGCACTGCAGCAGTCATCTCAGACTTACGCTGTGTATCCTCAGACCACCCAAGCCTATGGACTACCTCCTTTCG GTGCACTGTGGCCAGGTATGAAACCTGAGAGTGGTTTAATTCAGACTCCATCTCCAAGTCAGCACAGTGTTCTTACCTGCACTGCAGGCTTAACTACAAGCCAGTCCAGCCCAGCTCATTATTCTTACCCTATTCAAG CTTCAAGTACCAACGCCAACTCAGTTTCCACCTCCTCAGCAGCTGTCAACATTTCATCATCTGCGGTAGCCAGCATCTCCCAACAG GATTATCCTACATATACCATTCTCGGCCAAAGTCAATACCAGCCATATTTCTCGAGTTCTAGCTTTGGAGTGATAGCACCAGCAGACAGCAGCACGGAGAGTTCCACCTTAGCAACGACCACGTATCCTTCTGAGAAAAACAACGCCATGGTGCCTACGCAGACGGCGCAGAGACATTCCTCCG GAGATCCATCAACGAGTCCCTCATTGCTAAGAGCAACCGCTAGTAAAGATCTGGACGAGCAGTCTAGGAAAAATGTAACGGGGAAAAACAGAGGCAAGAGGAAAGCAGACTCTTCTTCGCCACAGGACAACGAACTGGAA AGAGTGTTCCTATGGGACTTGGATGAAACCATCATAATATTTCATTCGCTTCTTACTGGATCATATGCCCAGAAATATGGGAAG GATCCAACTCTAGTGATTGGTTCTGGTTTGACTATGGAGGAAATGATTTTTGAAGTGGCTGATACACACTTGTTTTTTAACGACTTGGAG GAATGCGACCAAGTCCACGTGGAAGATGTTGCATCCGATGACAATGGGCAAGATTTAAG TAACTATAATTTTGCCACGGACGGCTTCAGCGGCTCAGGAAGCAACGGCAACCATGGCTCAGTGGGTGTCCAGGGTGGAGTGGATTGGATGAGGAAGTTGGCTTTCCGCTACCGGAAAGTGCGCGAGGTCTATGACAAATACAAAAACAACGTGGGAG CTCTCCTCAGCCCCGAGAAGAAGGAATCATTGCAGAGATTACGGGAAGACATAGAAGTGTTAACAGACTCATGGCTGGGAACAGCTCTGAAGTCCCTGCTTCTCATTCAGTCCAG GAAGAACTGTGTGAATGTTCTGATCACCACCACCCAGCTAGTACCAGCTCTGGCCAAGGTCCTGCTGTATGGGTTAGGCGAAGTGTTTCCGATTGAAAATATTTATAGCGCAACAAAAATAG GTAAAGAGAGCTGTTTCGAAAGGATCGTGTCCCGATTTGGCAAGAAGGTGACGTATGTGGTGATCGGGGACGGGCGTGATGAAGAGATGGCAGCCAAGCAG CACAATATGCCCTTCTGGAGGATCACGAACCACGCCGACCTGGTATCCCTTCACCAGGCCCTCGAACTGGACTTTCTGTGA